Genomic segment of Candidatus Eisenbacteria bacterium:
CCGAACTGCTCCCCCGCCTCGGCGAGGGTGTGCATCTTGTCATCGTAGAACCCGTAGCGCAGACGAAGGATCGCCTCTTCACGCCCGGAGAGCCGCTTCAGAAGCTCGTCGAGGTGCTGGTTTCGCATTTGCATCTCGACCATCTGGTCGATCGAAGGCTGCTGCTCGAGGGCCTCGCTGTCGATCAGGCCGTGGTACGCATCGCCACCCAAATCGACGTCGAGCGTGCGGATCGCGTGGATGAGCGTCCGCAGACGGTTCGCGCGCGTGCTCGGGAGCCCCAGCTCCCGGGCGATCTCGAGCACTTCGGGCCGGCGGTGGAGCTCCCTCTCGAGCCTGCGCTCCGTCGCGACGTACCGGCGCACCATCTGGAGGACGTGGATCGGGATCCGCACCGTTCGCGCCTGGTTCGCCACACCCCGCGCGAGCGCCTGCCGGATCCACCAGGTCGCGTACGTGCTGAAATGGACGCCGCGGTCCACGTCGTACCGGTCCACGGCGGCGATGAGCCCGACGTTTCCCTCTTCGATGAGATCCAGGAATTCCACCCCGCGGTTGCGATAGCTCCTCGCGATGGAAACGACGAGCCTGAGGTAGGCGAGGATGAGCGCCTTCCGCGCGTTTTCGTCCCCTCCGCGCATCGCGGTCCAGAGCTCCTGCTCGTTCTCCCGGCGGAGAAGGGGGTAGCGCTGGATCTCGGTCAGGTAGCGGCGTTCGATGTCGGTGATCGAGTGATCGACGCTGGGCACGGGATCGGGATCGGACCCCGGGTCCACGCTGTCTTCGGGAAAACGGACGCCCCGGAGGCGGGCCTCGGCGAGGAAGGTGTCGAACGCGACCGGGTCGAAGTCGGGCGCGTGGAGGAGCGTGTCGATCTCCTCCGCCTCGAGCGAGCCCCGTTCCAGGCCACGCCGCATCGCCGCGGTGAGATCCGCTACAAATCCGTCCATCTCCTCTCGCATATTCCTCTCACATCCATCTCACATCGGTAGAATCGTGAACCGCGTCATCCCCCGCGGCTCGCCCCACTTCTCCGTGACGCGCTCCACCCGCGCGGCTGGGGGGCCCGTCCGCAACGCTAGCAAGAGTCGGTCCAGCAGTTCCCTTGGACCCTCCGCCTCGACCCGTACGGACCCGTCGCGGCAGTTCTTCACGGATCCCGAGATCCCCAGGTCCTGCGCCACCCCATAGACGAAGGCGCGAAACCCGACCCCTTGGACCCGCCCATGCATGTGAGCGACCAGGCGCCCATGGCTCGATTGCATCATGGGAAAAGGGTCGAGTCGAGCCCCATTGGACCCGGAGTCAGATGAGCAGTCACGTGGATATCGGGGCGAGAGGATTTGAACCTCCGACCCCCTGGTCCCGAACCAGGTGCTCTACCAGGCTGAGCCACGCCCCGACAAAGACTGCGTACACGCAGATCGAGGGACCGGGATTCCCTCGAGACGAGTCTACCAACGCGCCCTTCGGCGGGTCAACCCGGCTCCCCCGCGGACCAGCCCTCGCGTCCGATCAGAGGAACGAACGTGCAGGAACAGAGCACCTGCTCCTTGAGCCCTTCCTCCGCGCGGGTGACCCGAACGAGGCTCTGGTTCGAAGGGTCGCCGACGGGGACGATGCAGCATCCCCCGATCCGCATCTGCTCCTCGAGAAAGCTGGGGATCTTCGGCGCGCCCGCGGTCACGATCACGCGGTCGAAGGGGGCCATTTCGCGCCACCCCAGCGAGCCGTCGCCGATTCGGAAGACCACGTTCGTGTACCCCATGGCGGCGAGCCTCTCCCGGGCCGCGATCCCGATCTCGGGGATCCGTTCGATCGTGAAAACCCGGTCCGCCAATTCCGCCAGGATCGCGGTCTGATAGCCGGAGCCGGTGCCGATCTCGAGCACCTTCTCGTCCCCTTCGAGGCCGAGCGCCTGAGTCATGAGCGCGACCATGAACGGCTGAGAGATCGTCTGCTCCTGTCCGATCGGGAGCGCGTGATCGCTGTAGGCGCGGCCGGCGAACGCCGGATCGACGAAGAGATGGCGCGGCACGGCGGCCATGATCCGGAGCACGCGCGGCTCGTGGATCCCCCGCGCCCTGAGCTGTTCCTCCACCATGCGCCGGCGCGCGACCGCGTAATCAGGTTGTCCCGGCAAGCTTCAACCCCCACGACTCCATCTCGACGATGGCCTTGTAATCCGTCAGCTCGAGCATCAGCGGCGTCACCGACACGTACCCCTCGCTCACGGCGTTGAAATCGCTCAGCTCGTCCTGTTCCCAGGTGGGATCCTCACCGCCGATCCAATAGTAGAGCTTCCCGCGCGGGTCGGTCTTCTCCACGATGACGTCGTGGTACACCCGCTTGCCGAGTCTTGTAACTCGGATCCCCTTCATGTCGGCGCGCGGAATAGGCGGGATGTTCACGCTGACGCACATTCCCGCGTGCATGCCGTGCTCGAGCAGCGACTTCACCAGCTCGTACGCCACCCTGCCCGCCGGCTCGAAGTCGGCGCTATCCCAGCTCGCGAGCGAGATCGCGACGGAGGGAATTCCCAGGAACGTTCCCTCGATGGCCGCCGCGACCGTTCCGGAATAGCTCGTGTCGTTCCCCATGTTCGGCCCGTGGTTGATGCCGGAGACCACGAGGTTCGGCTTCTGCTTGAGGAAGCCGTGCACGCCGAGGAGCACGCAATCGGTCGGGGTCCCGTCCACGCTCAGGATCCCCTCCTCGACCTTCTTGATCCGGAGGGGCCGATGGAGCGTCAGCGCATGGCTCGCCGCGCTCTGCTCCCGGTCGGGGGCGATGACCGTGACGGTTCCGAGCGGCTGAAGCGATCGGGTGAGCGCGCGAAGGCCGTCGGCATGGATCCCGTCGTCGTTCGTGACGAGGATCTCCATCAGCGGATCCAATGCCGTAGGACGAGCCGGACGAATCGGATGGTGTCGCGAAAAGGATCGATGTGGCTTCCGGGGGCGTTGTAAAGCGTCGGGATGGGGGTCGACGTGATGTGGAACCCCTGACGGCCCGCGCCGATCAAGAACTCCGATTCGTAATCGAAGCGCTGGCTGATGGGCCGCACGGAGGCCAGGACCTCGGCGCGGATCGCGCGGTAGCCCGACTGGCTGTCCTGAATCTCCCTTCCGGCGAGGCGCGACACGAACCAGGTCGTGACCGTGTTGGTCGCCCGGCGGAGCCATGGCATTCCCGTCCGGTCCTTGTCCCGCGACCCGATCACGACGTCGGATCCATCGAGCCCCTGGAGCAGCTCCGCGGCGCAGGTAGGGTCATGCTGCCCATCCGCGTCCAGCGTGAGGACCGCCTCCGCTCCGCGGCGCAACGCCTCGTCGAATCCGGTTTGGAGCGCCGCGCCTTTTCCGCCGTTCACGTCGCGGCGGATCACCTCGGCGCCCGCGTCGCGGGCCCGGGCGGATGTGGCGTCGACGGAGCCGTCGTCCACGACGAGAACCGTGAGATGGGGGATCGCGCGCTTCAATCCCCGCACCACCTCGGCAATGGTCGCCTCGGCGTCACGCGCGGGGATCACGGCCATCGCGTTCACTATCCGGCCGCGCCGAAGCTCCGCGCGCCGCGCCATTCGAACCACTGCGTCGGATGCGCGCGAACGTGGGCGTCGAAAAATCGCTGGATCCTGGCCAGCCCCTGCGAAAGCTCGAGCCCGCCCTTCCCCGGATCGAGCGAAAACGGGGCGTCGAACTCGATCTCCAGCGCCCCATCCGCGGCGAACCTGGAAACCCCGGGAATCACGAGCGCCCCCGCGCGGCGCGCGAGGAGGAGCGGGCCACGGTCGATGGGCACGATGCCGTCGGTCCCCGGCTTCCGTCGCGGGCGGTCGACCAAGGCGGCGATCCACCCGCCGGTCTTGAGGGTCCGGAGCGCGGTCATGACCGGGTGGCTCGAGCAGAGCGTGCGCACGCCTCCGCGCGCCCGTTGCTCCACGAAGAAACGGTTTACCGCCGCCAGCCGGTGGGGCGCGGCAAGCGCCTCGACCCCGCCCAACTCCGCGGCGAGCCATCGAAGCGCGCGCTCCCACGGGCCGAAGTGACCGCTCACCAGCACGGTTCCCGTTCCCGAACGCCGCGCGGTGCGGAGCGCCGCGCGCGCCGGCTCGGAGAGGCGTACGCCCCTGCCATCCTCCCTCGGCTCGTGCGCGAGGAAGTCACCGACCGCCCGGGCGAATGCACGGTACGTTTGACGCGCGTCCGGAGGCGGGCCGTGCCGTTCTGCCTCGCTCCAGATCCACGCGAGATTTCGGCTCACGGCGCGCGCCCGGCGCGGATGCGCGAGCACGTAGAGGTCGGAGATCAGGTGGGCGAGCGGATCGACCGCGCGCTGCGGAAGCCGGCGGACCAGGAAGGAGGCCAGGCTATAGCCCAGGTCGGTCACGGATCGCCCTCGGATTCGGGGTCCAACGAGAACGCCCCGGGTTTCGGGGCCGCGGGGCGGGAACCAACAGATCCATTCAATGGTCGGGGCGACAGGATTTGAACCTGCGACCACCTCCACCCCAAGGAGGTGCGCTACCGGGCTGCGCTACGCCCCGACCTCAGGGGTTGATGGAGTTCGAGACGGGGGCATCCTACACGAATCGGCGCTCCTCGGACAAGGCGATTCGGAACGCCCGCCTCCCCGTCGGGACGACTCGGCGCCCTACTTCCTCGCGCGGGCGCGCGAGCCGTTCACGTCGCGATGCAGGATGGTGAGGAGCCCCTCCAGGTCGCGCCTCAGCGCCCGGAGCATCTCCTCGCGGTCCGTGCGGGTGAAGCTCAGCTCGATCTGCTCGCGGCTCCCTCGATCATCCAGCAGCTTCCTGCGCGCCCCGGCGATCGTGAAGCGCTGGTCATAGAGAAGCTGCTTCACCTGAAAGAGCGTCTCCACCTCGCGCTTCCGGTACATGCGCGCCCCGCCCCGGCCCTTCTTGGGCCGGAGCATCTTGAATTGGGTTTCCCAGTACCGGAGCACATGAGGCTTCACGCCGATCATGTCGCTGACCTCGCTGATGGAGTAGTAGAGCCGTCCGGTCGGAATCGATTTCACGCGGTCACCTCCTCGTCAGTGCTCGTGGTTCCGATTTGAGGTCCCGAGTCAGCAATTCCCGAATCGCCGCTTTGGCGCTCTTCCCATCGTAAAGAATCGCGCGGACCTGCTCCGCAATGGGAAGCTCCACGCCGTGCCGCCGGGCAAGGTCCACCGCGGCATGGGCCGTCCCCACTCCCTCCACGACCATCTTCGTCGCGGCGAGCGCCTCCTCGAGCTTCATTCCCTTTCCGATCGCTTCTCCCAGGCGTCGGTTCCGGCTGTGCCGGCTCATCGCGGTCGCGATCAGATCTCCCATCCCGGCGAGCCCCGAGAAAGTGCCCGGGCGCGCCCCGAGCGCCTCGCCGAGCCGCGCGATCTCGACGAGGCCGCGCGTGAGAAGAGCCCCCTTCGTGGAGTCGCCGAAGCCCAGGCCGTCGCAGATTCCGGCGGCGATCGCGACCACGTTCTTGAGCGCGGCCGCGATCTCGACCCCGACCACGTCGTCGTTCGTGTAGACCCGGAACCGTTCGGTCGAAAACACATCCTGGACCAGCGCGGCCGTGCCGGCGTCGCTCGAGGCCGCCACCACCGCCGTGGGCACCTGGCGCGATACCTCCTCGGCATGGCTCGGGCCCGCGAGGACCACGATGCTCCGGTGGAGATTCTGGGGCAGCACCTGGGCGAGCACCTCGCTCATTCGCAGGAGCGTCTTGGGCTCGAGCCCCTTGCTCCCCACCACGATCGCCCGCGCGTTCGCAACCTTGGGGCCCGCCCCCGCGAGGAGCGCGGTGGCGACCTCGCGCATCGCGCGCGATGGGGTGGCGAGCACGATGATGTCGGCCCCGTCCACCGCTTCTTGCGTGGAGGTCGTGATCGCCACGCCGCCCGGGATCGGGACCCCGGGGAGAAAGGTTGCGTTCTCGCGGGTGAGCCGCATCCGCTCGGCTTCCTCCGCTTCGTAGACCCAAAGACGCACCTCGTGCCCCTTGGAATCGAGAAGGATCGCAAGCGTTGTTCCCCAGCCCCCGCCCCCGAGCGTTCCGATCCT
This window contains:
- the surE gene encoding 5'/3'-nucleotidase SurE, whose product is MEILVTNDDGIHADGLRALTRSLQPLGTVTVIAPDREQSAASHALTLHRPLRIKKVEEGILSVDGTPTDCVLLGVHGFLKQKPNLVVSGINHGPNMGNDTSYSGTVAAAIEGTFLGIPSVAISLASWDSADFEPAGRVAYELVKSLLEHGMHAGMCVSVNIPPIPRADMKGIRVTRLGKRVYHDVIVEKTDPRGKLYYWIGGEDPTWEQDELSDFNAVSEGYVSVTPLMLELTDYKAIVEMESWGLKLAGTT
- a CDS encoding RNA polymerase sigma factor RpoD/SigA yields the protein MDGFVADLTAAMRRGLERGSLEAEEIDTLLHAPDFDPVAFDTFLAEARLRGVRFPEDSVDPGSDPDPVPSVDHSITDIERRYLTEIQRYPLLRRENEQELWTAMRGGDENARKALILAYLRLVVSIARSYRNRGVEFLDLIEEGNVGLIAAVDRYDVDRGVHFSTYATWWIRQALARGVANQARTVRIPIHVLQMVRRYVATERRLERELHRRPEVLEIARELGLPSTRANRLRTLIHAIRTLDVDLGGDAYHGLIDSEALEQQPSIDQMVEMQMRNQHLDELLKRLSGREEAILRLRYGFYDDKMHTLAEAGEQFGLSRERIRQLIDSDTTESTSVH
- a CDS encoding MerR family transcriptional regulator, with product MIGVKPHVLRYWETQFKMLRPKKGRGGARMYRKREVETLFQVKQLLYDQRFTIAGARRKLLDDRGSREQIELSFTRTDREEMLRALRRDLEGLLTILHRDVNGSRARARK
- a CDS encoding glycosyltransferase family 2 protein; this encodes MARRAELRRGRIVNAMAVIPARDAEATIAEVVRGLKRAIPHLTVLVVDDGSVDATSARARDAGAEVIRRDVNGGKGAALQTGFDEALRRGAEAVLTLDADGQHDPTCAAELLQGLDGSDVVIGSRDKDRTGMPWLRRATNTVTTWFVSRLAGREIQDSQSGYRAIRAEVLASVRPISQRFDYESEFLIGAGRQGFHITSTPIPTLYNAPGSHIDPFRDTIRFVRLVLRHWIR
- a CDS encoding NAD(P)-dependent glycerol-3-phosphate dehydrogenase yields the protein MRIGTLGGGGWGTTLAILLDSKGHEVRLWVYEAEEAERMRLTRENATFLPGVPIPGGVAITTSTQEAVDGADIIVLATPSRAMREVATALLAGAGPKVANARAIVVGSKGLEPKTLLRMSEVLAQVLPQNLHRSIVVLAGPSHAEEVSRQVPTAVVAASSDAGTAALVQDVFSTERFRVYTNDDVVGVEIAAALKNVVAIAAGICDGLGFGDSTKGALLTRGLVEIARLGEALGARPGTFSGLAGMGDLIATAMSRHSRNRRLGEAIGKGMKLEEALAATKMVVEGVGTAHAAVDLARRHGVELPIAEQVRAILYDGKSAKAAIRELLTRDLKSEPRALTRR
- a CDS encoding protein-L-isoaspartate(D-aspartate) O-methyltransferase, encoding MVEEQLRARGIHEPRVLRIMAAVPRHLFVDPAFAGRAYSDHALPIGQEQTISQPFMVALMTQALGLEGDEKVLEIGTGSGYQTAILAELADRVFTIERIPEIGIAARERLAAMGYTNVVFRIGDGSLGWREMAPFDRVIVTAGAPKIPSFLEEQMRIGGCCIVPVGDPSNQSLVRVTRAEEGLKEQVLCSCTFVPLIGREGWSAGEPG
- a CDS encoding acylphosphatase, which codes for MQSSHGRLVAHMHGRVQGVGFRAFVYGVAQDLGISGSVKNCRDGSVRVEAEGPRELLDRLLLALRTGPPAARVERVTEKWGEPRGMTRFTILPM